In one window of Leptospira sp. GIMC2001 DNA:
- the lptC gene encoding LPS export ABC transporter periplasmic protein LptC yields MKILILFSIFFSLFFTNVNCSKKEIEKIESDKESGSTVALRKFERVYYDDNGVKEWRLIAKESYIFSEEDRTVFYDMQFFQFEEGKITSELESDWGEVNHTTKKLVLKGNIFLITPDKKSLKTEFLNYDLETQELTTDEEVQIYSSGTSIRGMGLRAKKDLNQFTIIRPTAVTRGGENPFKKDSTE; encoded by the coding sequence ATGAAAATATTGATACTATTTTCTATATTTTTTTCCTTATTTTTTACCAATGTAAATTGTAGTAAAAAAGAAATTGAAAAAATTGAATCCGACAAGGAATCAGGATCTACAGTCGCTCTAAGAAAATTCGAACGCGTTTACTATGATGATAACGGCGTCAAAGAATGGAGATTGATTGCAAAAGAATCCTATATCTTTTCAGAAGAAGATAGAACTGTTTTTTATGATATGCAATTCTTTCAATTTGAAGAAGGCAAAATCACAAGTGAATTAGAAAGTGATTGGGGAGAAGTAAACCATACTACTAAGAAATTAGTATTAAAGGGCAATATCTTTTTAATTACTCCAGATAAAAAATCCCTCAAAACTGAGTTTTTAAATTATGATTTGGAGACTCAAGAATTAACAACAGATGAAGAAGTTCAAATCTACAGTTCCGGAACATCCATAAGAGGGATGGGTCTCAGAGCTAAAAAAGATCTAAATCAATTTACAATAATACGACCGACAGCGGTAACTCGAGGTGGAGAGAATCCATTCAAAAAGGATTCAACCGAATGA
- the lptB gene encoding LPS export ABC transporter ATP-binding protein, which yields MENLVKIYNRKRVVDGVSFHIQKGEIVGLLGPNGAGKTTSFYMSVGFVTPDEGTVFIDDQDLTSSPMHIRARMGVGYLAQEASIFRKLTVAENLEAILETMKLPREEIVQRRDELLMELQIMRVANQKGYTLSGGERRRCEIARALVTKPDFILLDEPFAGVDPIAVKDIQTVIKSLKDKGLGILITDHNVRETLKITDRAYIMYSGKILISGSAEDLVNDPETRRIYLGEDFSL from the coding sequence ATGGAAAATCTTGTAAAAATCTACAATCGTAAACGGGTTGTGGACGGGGTTAGTTTCCATATTCAAAAAGGAGAGATTGTTGGCTTACTTGGACCAAATGGTGCTGGTAAAACAACGTCCTTTTACATGTCAGTTGGATTTGTTACACCTGATGAAGGTACTGTTTTTATAGATGATCAAGATTTAACTTCTTCGCCCATGCATATTCGAGCTCGGATGGGTGTCGGATATCTAGCTCAAGAAGCATCGATATTTCGGAAACTGACTGTTGCTGAAAATCTAGAAGCAATTCTTGAGACAATGAAATTGCCTCGTGAGGAAATCGTTCAAAGACGCGACGAATTACTTATGGAATTGCAAATCATGAGAGTTGCTAACCAGAAAGGATACACTTTGTCCGGTGGTGAAAGACGTAGATGCGAAATCGCTCGGGCTTTGGTAACAAAACCGGATTTCATTCTTCTCGATGAGCCTTTTGCTGGGGTCGACCCAATTGCAGTAAAAGATATTCAGACAGTTATAAAAAGTTTGAAAGATAAAGGGCTAGGCATTCTAATAACTGATCATAATGTACGAGAAACTCTCAAAATAACAGATAGAGCGTATATAATGTACAGTGGAAAGATTCTAATTTCGGGATCTGCTGAAGATTTGGTCAATGATCCTGAAACTAGAAGAATTTATTTAGGAGAGGATTTTTCCCTTTAA
- the rpoN gene encoding RNA polymerase factor sigma-54, whose product MNLGTQLVQRQSQRLVMTQDLRQSIELLAMSTLELSDKIQSELLENPLLEDLSSEEKAKTPELYSNSEVRSIEKSNYLKDTDGNWGDSYSMENPKVYDQEASDRNQKYIESSSVPESLSTHLLNQLRLLDLTEEELYIGEILVSLIDEKGFIEVGIPELCKEMNLDIKVVEKVRSNINHLDPIGIGASNIQDTLLIQSQIILPENKILHEIIKNHLTDLEKFDYKKIAKSMKLLEDEVMENARIIKRFEPFPATLYQGKKTDYIIPDVIIEHNGGDFSILINDEWLPKLAVNENYKSVLNEKVSVKDKEFVTTKLNSANWLIRSVNQRRQTLYKTVSAIIDAQREFFFNGVSHTEPLTLKDISEKTNLSESTVSRITTNKYIQTKWGIYELKWFFSSGVKNTEGGKASSKKIHDMILEMVKAEDETAPLSDQDIVEAMATKGIEIARRTVAKYRKILKILPSNQRKRISHYKG is encoded by the coding sequence ATGAATTTAGGTACGCAATTAGTTCAAAGACAATCTCAGAGACTTGTGATGACGCAAGACCTCCGCCAGTCAATTGAACTACTTGCAATGTCTACATTAGAATTATCAGATAAAATCCAATCAGAACTTCTCGAAAATCCTCTTCTTGAAGATCTCTCGAGTGAGGAGAAAGCAAAGACTCCGGAGTTGTATTCCAATTCGGAAGTACGTAGCATAGAAAAAAGCAACTATCTCAAGGACACTGACGGCAATTGGGGCGATTCCTATTCGATGGAAAATCCCAAAGTCTATGATCAAGAAGCGAGTGATCGCAATCAGAAATATATTGAATCTTCTAGCGTTCCAGAATCGCTAAGCACACATCTGCTCAATCAATTACGACTACTTGATCTTACTGAAGAAGAACTCTATATTGGGGAAATTTTGGTCTCCCTGATTGACGAAAAAGGATTTATTGAAGTAGGAATTCCGGAACTTTGCAAGGAAATGAACCTTGATATAAAAGTTGTTGAGAAGGTTAGATCAAATATCAATCATCTTGATCCGATTGGAATTGGAGCGAGCAATATACAAGATACTTTGTTAATTCAATCCCAGATTATTCTTCCTGAGAATAAAATTCTCCACGAAATTATAAAAAATCATCTTACAGATTTAGAGAAATTCGATTATAAAAAAATTGCGAAATCCATGAAACTTTTAGAAGACGAAGTTATGGAAAATGCAAGAATAATCAAAAGGTTTGAACCATTTCCTGCAACTCTTTATCAAGGTAAGAAAACTGATTACATTATTCCAGATGTAATCATAGAACACAATGGTGGCGACTTTTCCATTCTGATCAACGATGAGTGGCTTCCAAAATTAGCAGTTAATGAAAATTATAAATCTGTCCTCAATGAGAAAGTATCAGTAAAAGATAAGGAATTTGTTACAACGAAACTAAATTCAGCGAATTGGCTAATTCGTTCCGTGAATCAAAGACGTCAAACTCTCTATAAAACTGTCAGCGCTATAATCGATGCACAAAGAGAATTCTTTTTTAACGGCGTGAGTCACACTGAACCACTCACTCTGAAAGACATTTCCGAAAAGACCAACCTATCTGAATCCACAGTATCTCGTATAACAACAAACAAATATATCCAAACGAAATGGGGAATTTATGAGTTGAAATGGTTTTTCTCATCTGGAGTTAAAAATACGGAAGGTGGCAAGGCATCATCTAAAAAAATTCATGATATGATACTAGAAATGGTGAAGGCAGAGGACGAGACTGCACCACTTTCGGATCAAGATATAGTTGAAGCAATGGCAACAAAAGGAATTGAAATTGCTCGCAGAACAGTTGCTAAATATAGAAAAATATTAAAAATTCTTCCTTCGAATCAGAGAAAGAGAATAAGTCATTATAAAGGATAA
- the hprK gene encoding HPr(Ser) kinase/phosphatase: MPVPGITVEIIMKEHDELELELVAGEGGLSNRIYNSEINRPGLSLTGFFDFFANDRIQVFGKGERAYLQSLNELELQKIADQFFEFPLNCIVYTHGNTPSEPFVKHCKEKNIPLFIAKISTHKFITLISQILDRALAPRTVRHGVLIEVFGIGILLTGRSGVGKSETALELIERGHRLVADDMVEIRRLSESYLIGSCSDLLRHHMEIRGMGIINIKDIFGVGSVRDHKIIELIINLKEWDDDMEFDRTGLDNLTEEILGLPIPFIELPVRPGRNIPILVETAAMNQRLKKMGKHSAQEFNQKLTQYIKQNQIETNPIKNS, encoded by the coding sequence ATGCCAGTTCCAGGGATCACAGTCGAGATCATTATGAAAGAGCATGATGAGTTGGAATTAGAACTTGTTGCAGGTGAAGGCGGTCTATCCAATCGAATCTATAATTCTGAGATCAACCGACCTGGATTGTCACTTACTGGATTTTTTGATTTCTTTGCCAATGATAGAATACAAGTATTTGGAAAAGGAGAACGAGCCTATCTCCAATCTTTAAATGAATTGGAATTGCAAAAAATTGCAGATCAGTTTTTTGAATTTCCTTTGAATTGCATTGTATACACTCACGGCAATACACCTTCAGAACCTTTTGTTAAACATTGCAAAGAAAAGAATATTCCACTCTTTATTGCGAAAATTTCTACTCATAAATTTATTACGCTCATTTCCCAAATTCTTGATCGAGCACTAGCTCCAAGAACAGTGCGTCATGGAGTACTGATTGAAGTTTTCGGAATTGGGATTTTACTTACAGGACGAAGTGGAGTTGGAAAAAGTGAGACTGCACTGGAATTGATTGAACGTGGACATAGATTGGTTGCTGATGATATGGTTGAGATTCGTAGGCTCTCTGAAAGCTACTTGATCGGTTCTTGTTCAGATCTACTTCGTCATCATATGGAAATTCGAGGTATGGGAATCATCAACATTAAAGATATATTTGGTGTTGGATCAGTGCGAGATCATAAAATCATAGAACTCATTATCAATTTAAAAGAATGGGATGACGATATGGAATTTGACCGCACAGGACTCGATAACCTAACAGAAGAAATACTAGGTCTCCCAATTCCTTTTATCGAATTACCAGTTCGACCAGGAAGGAATATTCCAATTCTTGTAGAGACTGCCGCAATGAATCAAAGACTTAAGAAAATGGGCAAGCATAGCGCTCAAGAATTCAATCAAAAACTCACTCAATATATAAAGCAGAACCAAATTGAAACAAATCCTATTAAAAATTCTTGA
- a CDS encoding HPr family phosphocarrier protein, whose translation MKQILLKILDTSNGLHARPASVFVRAASQFPCEISVIRDDVTVNGKSILGLMMLALGPGAEFTVIAEGEKEEEALEKLKDLVINNFQVN comes from the coding sequence TTGAAACAAATCCTATTAAAAATTCTTGATACTAGCAATGGCCTTCATGCAAGACCAGCCTCGGTATTCGTTCGAGCAGCGTCTCAATTCCCATGTGAAATATCAGTTATTCGCGATGATGTTACTGTAAACGGGAAATCAATTCTAGGATTGATGATGCTTGCCTTAGGACCTGGAGCCGAGTTTACTGTGATTGCTGAAGGCGAAAAAGAAGAAGAGGCTTTGGAAAAATTAAAAGACCTAGTTATAAATAATTTCCAGGTCAACTAG
- a CDS encoding LIC_11548 family sensor histidine kinase, producing the protein MLFKGPKNDEIRYYLRDLFVFTFSISLGIFFAEFFYFSGRDEIPVLNKLDSYVIFVLPFFVFSVIMSYIYRNKRNIETGKIRSSIRYRLTLAFLFVALLPSVPIFILSSNLTGKLMETFYRVDITNALNSSLELIKEIENKDRVDLIAKATHMNNWLGKKNISEEDFLVEAFRIGMLDYNTYYMGLFNVDGSPLLETISLKERILPELFSIQANEILPSYTLYRADRSFILAKIKWNPAGYVLIGKRIHQNNYNLVYNIVSVKNSYEALNLWKEKIPSGVRLAIGLFSIFMFGFSIFFSFLFARKISRPIITLANATTKVSSGETNISLDLKEEGEMGILIDSFNQMVKDLRSKNEELMHIQRVAAWKEVAQRMAHEIKNPLTPIQLSAERIRKRFETNTKPEKLKEVILESTETIINQVRVLEHLVKEFSEFARMPVPTLVNQSLNPILEESIRLFQESTDIKIERKLMSNLPEVFLDRRLFLGVINNLIKNAVEAIQENPNPDKVKIIRVQSRLERKIMKRIITVTIEDSGLGLHPELRKKIFEPYYSTKEKHGSGIGLAIVQKTIIDHHGHISVSDSKLGGCKFSIELPTSISDGKT; encoded by the coding sequence ATGCTATTCAAAGGACCGAAAAATGATGAGATTAGGTACTACCTAAGAGATCTTTTTGTTTTTACGTTTAGTATTAGTTTAGGTATATTCTTTGCTGAATTTTTCTATTTTTCTGGAAGAGACGAGATTCCTGTACTTAACAAATTAGATAGCTATGTTATTTTTGTTCTGCCTTTCTTTGTATTTTCTGTAATCATGTCATATATATATAGGAATAAAAGAAATATTGAAACTGGCAAAATCAGAAGTTCTATTCGCTATAGATTGACATTAGCATTTCTGTTTGTTGCACTCCTTCCATCCGTTCCTATATTTATCCTGTCTTCTAACTTAACTGGTAAGTTAATGGAGACATTTTATAGAGTTGACATTACCAATGCGCTGAATTCAAGTCTTGAACTTATCAAGGAAATAGAAAATAAAGACAGAGTCGACCTTATAGCAAAAGCTACACATATGAATAATTGGCTAGGTAAGAAAAATATTTCTGAAGAAGATTTTCTTGTAGAAGCCTTTCGTATAGGAATGTTAGATTATAATACTTATTATATGGGATTATTCAATGTTGATGGCAGTCCTTTACTCGAAACCATTTCACTGAAAGAACGGATATTACCAGAACTTTTTTCCATTCAAGCAAATGAAATTCTTCCAAGCTACACATTGTACCGTGCAGATCGATCCTTTATACTTGCTAAGATAAAATGGAATCCTGCAGGATATGTATTGATAGGAAAGCGCATTCATCAAAACAATTACAATCTCGTTTACAATATTGTCAGTGTTAAGAACTCATATGAAGCACTAAATCTATGGAAAGAAAAAATTCCTTCAGGCGTGAGATTGGCAATCGGATTATTTTCTATTTTCATGTTTGGTTTTTCAATATTTTTTTCATTCTTGTTTGCAAGAAAAATATCTCGTCCCATTATCACGTTAGCCAATGCAACAACAAAGGTTTCATCAGGTGAAACAAATATTTCCTTAGATCTAAAAGAAGAAGGCGAAATGGGAATTCTCATTGATTCTTTTAATCAAATGGTAAAGGACTTAAGATCAAAGAATGAAGAATTGATGCATATTCAAAGAGTTGCTGCATGGAAAGAAGTTGCTCAAAGAATGGCTCACGAAATTAAAAATCCCTTAACACCCATTCAACTGTCTGCTGAGAGAATAAGAAAAAGATTCGAAACAAATACCAAGCCCGAAAAACTAAAAGAAGTAATCTTAGAATCGACTGAAACCATCATCAATCAAGTTCGTGTATTAGAACATCTTGTTAAAGAATTTTCTGAATTTGCGAGAATGCCAGTTCCAACACTTGTAAACCAGTCTCTCAATCCAATTCTTGAAGAGTCCATTCGTTTATTTCAAGAATCTACTGATATAAAGATAGAACGAAAACTTATGTCAAACTTACCGGAAGTTTTTTTAGATCGAAGACTTTTTCTCGGTGTAATCAATAATCTCATTAAAAACGCTGTCGAAGCAATCCAAGAAAACCCGAATCCTGATAAAGTAAAAATAATTCGAGTCCAGTCAAGACTCGAAAGAAAAATTATGAAACGTATAATAACCGTTACTATAGAAGATTCTGGTTTAGGTTTACATCCGGAACTTAGAAAAAAAATATTTGAGCCTTACTATTCCACAAAAGAAAAGCATGGATCAGGGATTGGACTTGCGATAGTTCAGAAAACAATTATTGATCATCATGGACATATTTCTGTATCTGATTCAAAACTTGGAGGATGCAAATTTTCCATTGAACTTCCGACCAGCATAAGTGATGGAAAAACATGA
- a CDS encoding sigma-54-dependent transcriptional regulator, giving the protein MKIFICDDEKDIRRTLKGILEDENYYVEDFSTGKALLKTLSKERPDLVLLDVWIGKEDGIEILDECRKIYPLLPIVMISGHGTIDIAVSATKKGAIGFLEKPLSIEKVLSTIQESVSSNPVEDIPDYHLEFDDILGSSNEIRRVKFAISQASSTNARVFIYGENGTGKELVAKAIFKNSKRRDQNFIEINCAAIPEELIESELFGHEKGAFTGAIDRKIGRFELANHGTLFLDEICDMSLATQAKVLRALQEQRFERVGGSETISVDVRIIAATNIPVLDAIREGKFREDLYYRLNVIPINLPPLRERMVDIPVLTEYYLIKSIQENNLPIKKIENEAIEILKKHFWPGNIRELKNIVERLSIMVPGNVIGGNHVREALVGFKKANEMIAQGDLKSAKDEFERQYIIKALSANEGNVTKASKILGIERTHLYRKIKSLNIQMDSLSE; this is encoded by the coding sequence ATGAAAATTTTTATATGTGATGATGAAAAAGATATTCGAAGGACTCTAAAAGGAATTTTGGAAGATGAGAATTATTATGTTGAAGATTTTTCGACTGGCAAAGCACTTCTTAAAACACTCTCGAAAGAAAGACCTGATCTTGTTCTACTCGATGTCTGGATTGGTAAAGAAGATGGAATTGAAATACTAGATGAATGCAGAAAAATCTATCCGTTGTTACCGATCGTTATGATTTCGGGACATGGAACCATTGATATCGCTGTCAGTGCAACGAAAAAAGGTGCGATCGGTTTTCTTGAAAAACCTTTATCTATTGAGAAAGTCCTATCAACAATTCAAGAAAGCGTCTCATCGAATCCAGTAGAAGATATTCCTGATTATCATTTAGAATTTGATGATATATTAGGAAGTTCTAATGAAATCCGGCGAGTTAAATTTGCAATTTCGCAGGCATCATCGACAAATGCACGAGTTTTTATCTATGGTGAGAATGGAACTGGTAAAGAACTTGTTGCCAAAGCGATTTTTAAGAACTCAAAGAGACGAGATCAAAATTTTATTGAAATCAATTGCGCAGCTATTCCCGAAGAACTCATAGAATCTGAATTGTTTGGACATGAAAAAGGTGCATTTACAGGAGCAATTGATCGAAAAATTGGTCGATTTGAATTAGCGAATCACGGAACATTATTTTTAGATGAAATTTGTGACATGTCACTTGCAACTCAAGCGAAAGTTCTTCGCGCATTGCAAGAACAAAGATTTGAAAGGGTCGGTGGATCCGAGACGATTTCTGTTGATGTTCGTATCATTGCCGCGACCAATATTCCAGTGTTAGATGCGATTCGAGAAGGCAAATTTAGAGAAGATCTATATTACAGATTAAATGTAATTCCGATCAACCTTCCACCGCTTAGAGAAAGAATGGTTGATATTCCAGTTTTGACAGAATATTATTTAATAAAATCAATTCAAGAAAACAACCTTCCAATAAAGAAAATTGAGAATGAAGCAATTGAGATTCTAAAAAAACATTTTTGGCCAGGGAATATTCGAGAATTAAAAAACATTGTAGAGAGATTATCCATTATGGTTCCAGGAAACGTAATCGGAGGAAATCATGTTCGAGAAGCTTTAGTTGGTTTTAAGAAAGCGAATGAAATGATAGCTCAAGGCGACTTGAAATCAGCAAAAGATGAATTCGAAAGGCAGTATATTATAAAAGCATTATCAGCGAATGAAGGAAATGTTACCAAAGCAAGTAAAATACTCGGTATAGAAAGAACACATCTATATAGAAAAATAAAAAGTCTAAACATACAAATGGATTCTTTGTCAGAATGA
- the priA gene encoding replication restart helicase PriA — protein sequence MIQYADIVVDLPMDNELLTYEVPNSNKIAQRGMRVEIEVKSRKLTGIIHSIHSNEPNFKCKPLIKIVDTNPVINEEQWDLAEWMKNSYMAGLGESLFRMIPQGRRLIREEELDVEIDAEYKSLNEEQQVAFDAIAKGIGKEYSSHLLYGITGSGKTEIYIHLIRELLEKTDRTVIFLVPEISLTFHIIKKLETIFPKDIALIHSGLKTSQRFRSYQSLLKGERRIAVGTRSAVFAPVSKPGLIILDEEHDQSYKENTSPRYHARQVAHYRVSKNNGILLLGSATPSVETFYLAKSKKIHFHTMKNRAVNASVLPEVRIVPKKDMEGPVGFELMKQLKSQIQKSEQSILLLNRRGYSPFIYLAEEKKFLGCPNCSTNLCYHKNGIVQCHTCGYKESFDKIKSGHKKVDLIGIGTQKLEEFLLTNLPDAKIERLDQDSSRKQEVLTGILSKLYHGELDILTGTQMIAKGLDVANVTFVGVLNANQGLGIPDFRAGERVFSLLTQVAGRAGRSTKKGLVLIEAHDPNHPVLQKAMRQDYDGFYQDEILFREQMNLPPFSRLLRLVIRSTDEELSGQSILKIAEIIRKNQKDSFQMLGPSPCPFYKLDKYFRNHILIKTKNHSITRELVGIIQSQWKKSNKLYLEVDFDPLDLV from the coding sequence TTGATTCAATACGCAGATATTGTCGTAGATCTTCCAATGGACAATGAGCTTCTAACTTATGAAGTTCCGAACTCGAATAAAATAGCTCAACGTGGAATGAGAGTTGAGATCGAAGTAAAATCAAGAAAACTTACTGGCATCATTCATTCAATTCACTCAAATGAACCAAATTTTAAATGTAAACCACTTATAAAAATAGTAGATACAAACCCTGTCATCAATGAAGAACAATGGGATCTCGCCGAATGGATGAAGAATAGTTATATGGCGGGACTTGGTGAATCTCTTTTTCGAATGATTCCTCAAGGAAGAAGATTGATTCGTGAAGAGGAACTAGATGTTGAAATTGATGCCGAATACAAATCACTTAATGAAGAGCAGCAAGTAGCATTTGATGCGATTGCAAAAGGAATCGGTAAAGAATATTCTTCCCATTTATTGTATGGAATAACAGGAAGTGGCAAGACAGAAATTTATATTCATCTTATTCGAGAATTATTAGAAAAGACTGACCGTACAGTTATATTTCTCGTTCCAGAAATTTCTTTAACTTTTCATATTATAAAAAAATTAGAAACAATTTTTCCAAAAGATATCGCATTGATTCATTCTGGCCTAAAAACATCACAAAGATTTCGATCCTATCAGTCCTTACTGAAAGGGGAACGTAGGATTGCAGTTGGAACTAGGTCTGCAGTCTTTGCTCCTGTTTCAAAGCCAGGACTTATAATATTAGATGAAGAACATGATCAATCCTATAAAGAAAATACCAGTCCACGGTATCATGCGAGGCAAGTAGCTCATTATCGTGTTAGCAAAAACAACGGAATTTTATTATTAGGAAGTGCTACACCTAGTGTAGAAACTTTTTATTTAGCTAAATCAAAAAAAATTCATTTCCATACAATGAAAAATCGAGCAGTGAATGCGTCGGTTCTTCCGGAAGTGCGCATCGTTCCAAAAAAAGATATGGAAGGGCCGGTCGGATTTGAATTGATGAAACAATTGAAATCGCAGATTCAAAAAAGTGAACAATCAATTCTCTTGCTAAATAGAAGAGGGTATAGCCCTTTTATTTACCTAGCTGAAGAAAAGAAATTTCTTGGATGTCCCAATTGTTCAACGAATCTATGTTATCATAAAAATGGAATTGTTCAATGTCATACATGCGGATACAAAGAGAGCTTTGATAAAATCAAATCAGGTCATAAAAAAGTTGATCTGATCGGAATTGGAACTCAGAAATTAGAAGAGTTTTTGCTTACGAATCTCCCTGATGCAAAAATTGAAAGATTGGACCAAGACAGCTCAAGAAAGCAAGAAGTTTTGACAGGTATTTTATCAAAACTTTATCACGGAGAGTTGGATATTTTAACCGGAACTCAGATGATCGCCAAGGGGCTTGACGTCGCTAATGTAACGTTTGTTGGAGTTTTGAATGCAAACCAAGGATTAGGGATCCCAGATTTTCGCGCAGGAGAAAGGGTATTTTCTCTACTAACTCAAGTTGCTGGTCGAGCCGGGCGAAGTACAAAAAAAGGATTGGTTCTTATTGAAGCTCATGATCCAAACCATCCCGTTCTGCAAAAAGCAATGCGACAAGACTATGACGGTTTCTATCAGGATGAGATACTTTTTCGCGAACAGATGAACTTGCCTCCATTTTCTAGACTCCTCCGGCTTGTCATACGCTCAACCGATGAAGAATTGTCTGGACAATCTATATTAAAAATTGCAGAGATCATTCGAAAGAACCAAAAGGATTCTTTTCAGATGCTTGGGCCTTCTCCTTGTCCATTCTATAAACTCGATAAATATTTCCGAAATCATATTCTTATCAAAACAAAAAATCATTCGATAACAAGAGAGCTTGTCGGAATCATACAAAGCCAATGGAAGAAATCCAATAAACTGTATTTGGAAGTTGACTTTGATCCTCTTGATTTAGTATAG
- the fmt gene encoding methionyl-tRNA formyltransferase: MKIGFFGTPEHAKDLLKILKDHGNEIGFVVTNPDKPQGRKKELVPSPVKKYALENGIPVFQPIKIKQEPAIQEILSIAVDIHIVYAYGSIIPEIIFTSPKFGSMNLHGSLLPELRGASPVQSAILLGYKKTGFTIQYLANEVDSGDIIAQEEFEISDSDTTDILLNRITDLGGKAILRILEEINQTQKPSSSIPQDNSKATFCGKFKSEDRLLDFTQSAESIHNRIRAFYPNPIAMSGFRGKKILIHKSYLEKDTTVDSPPGTVYLKDKKSLFVICGDKKMIGIGEIQPEGKKPMAVSEFLNGINFLEGERFD; this comes from the coding sequence ATGAAAATTGGTTTTTTTGGAACACCAGAACATGCAAAAGACTTACTAAAAATATTAAAAGACCATGGCAATGAAATTGGATTTGTCGTAACCAATCCAGATAAGCCACAAGGTAGAAAAAAAGAATTAGTTCCGTCACCCGTTAAGAAGTATGCTTTAGAGAATGGTATCCCAGTCTTCCAACCAATCAAAATCAAGCAAGAACCTGCAATTCAAGAAATTCTTTCCATTGCTGTGGACATACATATCGTATACGCCTATGGCTCTATAATACCGGAAATTATTTTTACATCTCCGAAATTTGGAAGTATGAATTTGCATGGAAGTCTTTTACCAGAACTACGAGGTGCATCACCTGTTCAATCGGCGATTCTCTTAGGTTACAAGAAAACGGGTTTTACAATTCAATATCTAGCCAATGAAGTCGACTCAGGTGATATAATAGCTCAAGAAGAGTTTGAGATTTCCGATTCAGATACAACTGATATTTTACTCAATCGCATAACAGATCTTGGTGGAAAAGCAATATTGAGAATTTTGGAAGAAATTAACCAAACTCAAAAACCGAGTTCCTCCATTCCCCAAGATAACTCGAAAGCAACATTTTGCGGAAAATTCAAATCAGAAGATCGTTTACTTGATTTTACCCAATCAGCAGAGTCGATTCACAATAGAATTCGAGCCTTCTATCCAAACCCTATAGCCATGTCGGGGTTTCGAGGCAAAAAAATCCTAATCCATAAATCCTATTTAGAAAAAGATACAACCGTAGACAGCCCACCTGGAACGGTTTATTTAAAGGATAAAAAATCACTTTTCGTAATTTGTGGTGATAAAAAAATGATCGGTATCGGGGAGATTCAGCCAGAAGGTAAGAAGCCTATGGCAGTCAGTGAATTTTTGAATGGCATTAATTTCCTCGAAGGTGAGAGATTCGATTGA